Proteins found in one Hypericibacter terrae genomic segment:
- a CDS encoding lytic transglycosylase domain-containing protein, protein MPAPTADRRTAWRSAVALSLMLALAVLTRPAAASQAPTAPDTAAETAPDSPADTAGLPSDDWKLCSTEISKIEAAEQIPSLLLHAISKIESGRTSPEGTARIAWPWTVMAEGQGRYLPTKAAAIAEVKKLRKRGVKSIDVGCMQVNLMYHADAFDSIEDAFDPAQNVAYAAQFLKALKDELHSWIKAVGSYHSRTPAYFAVYRSKVFAAWRQEQKDQRTQVRDELVAAKEGRIENLAFRHAGPVAALIAAFNE, encoded by the coding sequence ATGCCAGCGCCCACCGCCGACCGCCGGACCGCCTGGAGGAGCGCCGTTGCGCTGAGCCTGATGCTCGCCTTGGCGGTGCTCACGCGTCCCGCCGCCGCCAGCCAGGCTCCCACCGCTCCCGATACCGCGGCCGAAACCGCGCCTGACAGCCCGGCCGACACGGCCGGCCTGCCCTCCGACGACTGGAAGCTCTGCTCGACGGAGATCAGCAAGATCGAGGCGGCTGAGCAGATCCCGAGCCTCCTGCTCCATGCCATTTCCAAGATCGAATCCGGCCGCACCTCGCCCGAGGGCACGGCAAGAATTGCCTGGCCCTGGACCGTGATGGCCGAGGGACAGGGGCGCTATTTGCCGACTAAGGCCGCGGCCATCGCCGAGGTGAAGAAGCTGCGCAAGCGCGGCGTGAAGAGCATCGATGTCGGCTGCATGCAGGTGAATCTCATGTATCACGCCGATGCCTTCGACAGCATCGAGGACGCCTTCGATCCGGCCCAAAACGTCGCCTATGCGGCGCAGTTCCTGAAGGCGCTGAAGGACGAGCTCCATTCCTGGATCAAGGCGGTCGGCAGCTACCATTCCCGCACGCCGGCCTATTTCGCGGTCTACCGTTCCAAGGTGTTCGCCGCCTGGCGCCAGGAGCAGAAGGACCAGCGCACGCAGGTGCGCGACGAGCTGGTCGCCGCCAAGGAAGGCCGCATCGAGAACCTCGCCTTCCGCCATGCCGGCCCGGTTGCGGCGCTGATCGCGGCGTTCAACGAATAG
- a CDS encoding acetyl-CoA C-acyltransferase: MRSSSSPDVWLAAGVRTPFSKVDGALASLDAIGLSVPVVKHMVAQLGGALPDFTVWGAVVPNLTWSNLAREVLMDAGLPPTIPAFSTIMACATSMIGAFEAAGMIDGRGRNLALVGGVDSLSRIQFGLGQKLSDWMRQFQQARSLGQKISHLTDLKLGDVRLYIPGIANRTTGLSMGEHTEITAKEWQIGRADQDLWALESHKRSVAGWERGFFDDLVIPVGAVKRDTIPRKETSLEKLARLSPAFDRTSGKGSLTAGNSSPLTDGAAGLWVASERGLAKLPPGTPKAKLIDWEITSVDFRVEGLLMAPAFAIPRLLARHGLIYADIHLWEIHEAFAAQLLFHLKALESPEFLKTKAGVEPKFGAFPRERLNPNGGSVAIGHPFGATGARILSQAVKELSKHPAGERAIVSICTDGGQGAVALIEAA; the protein is encoded by the coding sequence ATGCGCAGCTCTTCCAGCCCCGATGTCTGGCTCGCCGCCGGCGTTCGCACCCCCTTCTCGAAGGTCGACGGCGCGCTCGCCTCGCTCGACGCGATCGGGCTCTCGGTGCCCGTGGTCAAGCATATGGTCGCCCAGCTCGGCGGTGCCTTGCCGGATTTCACGGTCTGGGGCGCGGTCGTGCCGAACCTCACCTGGAGCAATCTCGCGCGCGAGGTGCTGATGGATGCCGGCCTGCCGCCGACCATCCCCGCCTTCTCGACCATCATGGCCTGCGCCACCAGCATGATCGGCGCCTTCGAGGCGGCCGGCATGATCGATGGCCGCGGCCGCAACCTGGCGCTGGTGGGCGGCGTCGACAGCCTCAGCCGGATCCAGTTCGGCCTCGGCCAGAAACTCTCGGACTGGATGCGCCAGTTCCAGCAGGCGCGCTCGCTGGGCCAGAAGATTTCGCATCTGACCGATCTCAAGCTCGGCGATGTGCGGCTCTATATCCCGGGCATCGCCAACCGCACCACGGGCCTGAGCATGGGCGAGCATACCGAGATCACCGCCAAGGAGTGGCAGATCGGCCGCGCCGACCAGGATCTCTGGGCGCTCGAAAGCCACAAACGCTCGGTCGCGGGCTGGGAGCGCGGCTTCTTCGACGATCTCGTCATTCCAGTGGGTGCGGTCAAGCGCGACACCATCCCGCGCAAGGAAACCTCGCTCGAGAAGCTCGCCAGGCTGTCGCCGGCCTTCGACCGGACCAGCGGGAAGGGCAGCCTCACCGCGGGCAATTCCTCGCCGCTCACTGACGGCGCCGCGGGCCTCTGGGTCGCGTCGGAAAGGGGCCTCGCCAAACTGCCACCCGGCACCCCGAAAGCGAAGCTGATCGACTGGGAGATCACCTCGGTCGATTTCCGCGTCGAGGGGCTGTTGATGGCGCCGGCCTTCGCCATCCCGCGGCTGCTGGCGCGCCACGGGCTTATCTATGCCGACATCCATCTCTGGGAAATCCACGAGGCCTTCGCGGCGCAGCTCCTGTTCCATCTCAAGGCGCTCGAGAGCCCCGAGTTCCTCAAGACCAAGGCCGGCGTCGAGCCCAAGTTCGGCGCCTTCCCGCGCGAGCGCCTCAATCCCAACGGCGGCAGCGTCGCCATCGGCCATCCCTTCGGCGCCACTGGCGCGCGGATCCTGAGCCAAGCCGTCAAGGAACTGTCAAAACATCCCGCGGGCGAGCGCGCCATCGTCAGCATCTGCACCGATGGCGGCCAGGGCGCGGTGGCGCTAATCGAGGCGGCATAG
- a CDS encoding N-formylglutamate amidohydrolase, translating into MKPAPASAKPASPLPAHRKSGEAVIEIMAPGAQTVPLVFSSPHSGRDYPAEFLALSRLDPLTLRRSEDSYVDELFAAAAEHGAPLLRALFPRVFVDPNREALELDPAMFSDPLPANANTNSPRVAAGLGSIARVVASGEEIYARKLPLAEAEARLDRYWYPYHAALEDLLAASRRRFGHVLLIDCHSMPSVGGPMERDAGDRRLDFVLGDCHGRSCAPALTDRVEAILQADGFRVERNAPYAGGYVTQHYGRPAEGVHTLQIEVNRALYMNEATYERRPGFAGLQRAIGQLIAQLAQLERTAFAA; encoded by the coding sequence ATGAAACCCGCACCCGCGAGCGCCAAGCCGGCCAGCCCGCTTCCCGCCCATCGGAAGTCCGGCGAGGCCGTGATCGAGATCATGGCGCCAGGCGCGCAGACCGTGCCGCTCGTGTTCTCCTCGCCGCATAGCGGTCGCGATTATCCGGCGGAGTTCCTCGCCCTGTCGCGGCTCGATCCGCTGACCCTGCGCCGCTCCGAGGACTCTTACGTGGACGAGCTGTTCGCGGCCGCAGCGGAGCATGGCGCGCCTTTGCTGCGCGCGCTGTTCCCGCGCGTCTTCGTCGACCCCAACCGCGAAGCCCTCGAACTCGATCCGGCGATGTTCTCCGATCCGCTGCCCGCCAATGCGAACACCAACTCGCCGCGGGTCGCGGCCGGCCTCGGCAGCATCGCGCGGGTGGTGGCGAGCGGCGAGGAGATCTATGCGCGGAAATTGCCGCTGGCCGAGGCCGAGGCCCGGCTCGACCGCTACTGGTATCCCTATCACGCGGCGCTCGAGGATTTGCTGGCGGCCTCGCGCCGGCGCTTCGGGCACGTCCTGCTGATCGATTGCCACTCGATGCCGTCGGTCGGCGGGCCGATGGAGCGCGATGCCGGCGACCGGCGGCTCGATTTCGTGCTGGGCGACTGCCATGGCCGGTCCTGCGCGCCGGCGCTCACCGATCGCGTCGAAGCGATCCTCCAGGCCGACGGCTTCCGCGTCGAGCGCAACGCGCCCTATGCCGGCGGCTACGTGACCCAGCATTACGGACGTCCCGCCGAGGGAGTCCACACGCTGCAGATCGAGGTCAATCGCGCGCTCTACATGAACGAAGCCACTTACGAACGGCGCCCCGGCTTCGCCGGCCTCCAGCGTGCGATCGGCCAGCTGATCGCGCAACTCGCCCAGCTCGAGCGGACGGCCTTCGCGGCATGA
- a CDS encoding aminotransferase class V-fold PLP-dependent enzyme produces MSIDLARARADTPAVARLLHFNNAGAGLMPAPVLETVIEHLHLEAEIGGYEAAAMAAARHERVYDSIATLLNCHRDEVALVENATVAWQLAFHSLQLEAGDRILTGEAEYASNYISFLQVARARGVAVAVVPSDEDGALSVAALERMIGPEVKLIAVTHVPTNGGLVNPAAAIGRLARAHRIPFLLDACQSVGQLPIDVDAIGCDMLSATGRKYLRGPRGTGFLYVRRALLERLEPPFIDLQGATWVAPDRYELRPDARRFENWENYFAGQLGLGAAIDYALAWGLHAIAARIVPLAESLRSRLGAIPGVTLRDLGTQRCGIVSFTVAGQEARDLVAGLRRQHINISASGPSSTLLDALARKLPDLLRASVHYYNSEAEVDRFAGAIEKIAKAS; encoded by the coding sequence ATGTCCATCGATCTCGCCAGGGCCCGGGCCGATACGCCGGCGGTTGCGCGCCTGCTTCATTTCAACAATGCGGGCGCGGGGCTGATGCCCGCCCCCGTGCTCGAAACCGTCATCGAGCATCTCCATCTCGAGGCCGAGATCGGCGGCTACGAGGCCGCCGCGATGGCGGCGGCACGCCATGAGCGCGTCTACGATTCGATCGCGACGCTCCTGAACTGCCATCGCGACGAGGTGGCGCTGGTCGAGAACGCCACCGTCGCCTGGCAGCTCGCCTTCCATTCGCTGCAGCTCGAGGCCGGCGACCGCATCCTCACCGGCGAAGCCGAGTATGCGAGCAACTATATCAGCTTCCTCCAGGTCGCCCGGGCCCGCGGCGTCGCGGTGGCGGTGGTGCCGAGCGACGAGGACGGCGCGCTCTCGGTCGCGGCCCTGGAGCGGATGATCGGCCCCGAGGTCAAGCTCATCGCCGTCACCCATGTGCCGACCAATGGCGGGCTGGTCAATCCGGCGGCGGCCATCGGCAGGCTCGCCCGCGCCCACCGGATTCCGTTCCTGCTCGATGCCTGCCAGTCGGTCGGGCAGTTGCCGATCGATGTCGATGCGATCGGCTGCGACATGCTCTCGGCGACGGGCCGCAAATATCTGCGCGGGCCTCGCGGCACCGGCTTCCTCTATGTGCGCCGCGCGCTGCTCGAGCGGCTGGAGCCGCCCTTCATCGATCTCCAGGGTGCGACCTGGGTCGCGCCGGACCGCTACGAGCTCAGGCCCGACGCCCGGCGTTTCGAGAACTGGGAGAATTATTTCGCGGGCCAGCTCGGGCTCGGGGCCGCCATCGACTATGCGCTGGCCTGGGGCCTGCATGCGATCGCCGCGCGCATCGTTCCCCTGGCGGAGTCGCTCCGCAGCAGGCTCGGCGCCATTCCGGGCGTGACCTTGCGCGATCTGGGCACGCAGCGCTGCGGCATCGTCAGTTTCACCGTGGCCGGACAGGAGGCGCGCGACCTCGTCGCCGGCCTGCGCCGGCAGCATATCAACATCTCGGCCTCGGGCCCGTCATCGACGCTGCTCGACGCGCTCGCCCGCAAGCTCCCCGATCTGCTCCGCGCCTCGGTGCATTACTACAACAGCGAGGCCGAGGTGGACCGCTTCGCCGGCGCGATCGAGAAGATCGCGAAGGCGAGCTAA
- a CDS encoding MDR family MFS transporter yields MSAVEPLPSFRRIAPAIPRPLPASNENAEPKVSTKTWLAVIGSALGAFLAVLNIQVVNSALADVQGAIGAGIDDGGWISTAYLIAEIIVIPLSGWLSRVFSTRTYLLTNTFLFLLFSAACAMAQNLGQMIVLRALQGFAGGVLIPMAFTIIITMLPRSKQPIGMALFAVSAVFAPAIGPTIGGYLNENFGWHYIFYVNLVPGVVMLAMLWFSLEREPMQLGLLKQGDWLGVATMAIGLGALQTVLEEGNKDDWFGSTFILRLSVVAAIALSAFLWIELTVKKPLLHLRLLLRRNFGLATLATMLVGMVLYGSVFVLSLYLSQLQGYNAEQIGEVLAWVGLPQLLLIPLVPKLTKWIDARLLVGIGLALFAGSNFINIHLTTDVAGPELLLPNVVRAIGQAISLAPLSAIAVGGIERQFAGSASAIFNMTRNLGGAIGIALLQTFLTNREKFHSEIITSAVSLFDPATRQRLADLTQYFLAHGISDRAVAWQNAVVAVGRDVHQQASIMGYSDAFYLQGAILVLALLTIPFLKKAQVGSGGEAH; encoded by the coding sequence ATGTCAGCCGTCGAACCCCTCCCGTCCTTCCGCCGGATCGCCCCGGCGATCCCTCGGCCCCTGCCCGCCAGCAACGAGAACGCCGAGCCGAAGGTCTCGACCAAGACCTGGCTCGCCGTCATCGGCTCGGCGCTCGGCGCTTTCCTGGCCGTTCTCAACATCCAGGTCGTGAACTCGGCGCTGGCCGACGTGCAGGGTGCGATCGGCGCCGGGATCGACGATGGCGGCTGGATCTCCACCGCCTATCTGATCGCCGAGATCATCGTCATCCCGCTCAGCGGCTGGCTCTCGCGGGTGTTTTCGACCCGCACCTACCTGCTGACCAACACCTTCCTGTTTCTGCTGTTCTCGGCCGCCTGCGCCATGGCGCAGAACCTGGGGCAGATGATCGTGCTGCGGGCGCTCCAGGGCTTCGCCGGCGGGGTGCTGATCCCGATGGCCTTCACCATCATCATCACCATGCTGCCGCGCTCGAAACAGCCGATCGGCATGGCGCTGTTCGCCGTCTCGGCGGTGTTCGCGCCGGCGATCGGCCCCACCATCGGCGGCTATCTCAACGAGAATTTCGGCTGGCACTACATCTTCTACGTCAATCTGGTGCCGGGCGTCGTGATGCTGGCGATGCTCTGGTTCTCGCTCGAACGCGAACCGATGCAGCTCGGGCTGCTCAAGCAGGGCGACTGGCTCGGCGTCGCCACCATGGCGATCGGGTTGGGCGCGCTCCAGACCGTGCTCGAGGAAGGCAACAAGGACGACTGGTTCGGCTCGACCTTCATCCTCCGGCTCTCGGTGGTCGCCGCGATCGCGCTCTCGGCCTTCCTCTGGATCGAGCTCACCGTCAAGAAGCCGCTGCTCCATCTGCGCCTGCTGCTGCGGCGCAATTTCGGGCTGGCGACGCTCGCCACCATGCTGGTGGGCATGGTGCTCTACGGCTCGGTCTTCGTGCTCTCGCTCTATCTCTCGCAGTTGCAGGGCTACAATGCCGAGCAAATCGGCGAGGTCCTGGCCTGGGTCGGGCTGCCCCAGCTCCTGCTGATTCCGCTGGTGCCGAAGCTGACCAAATGGATCGATGCCCGCCTGCTGGTCGGGATCGGGCTGGCGCTCTTCGCCGGCAGCAACTTCATCAACATCCATCTGACGACCGACGTCGCCGGACCCGAGCTGCTGCTGCCCAACGTGGTGCGCGCGATCGGCCAGGCCATCTCGCTGGCACCCCTGTCCGCGATCGCCGTCGGCGGGATCGAGCGCCAGTTCGCCGGTTCGGCCTCGGCCATCTTCAACATGACCCGCAATCTCGGCGGCGCCATCGGCATCGCCCTGCTGCAGACCTTCCTGACCAACCGCGAGAAGTTCCATTCGGAGATCATCACCAGCGCGGTCTCGCTGTTCGATCCCGCCACGCGCCAGCGCCTGGCGGATCTGACCCAGTATTTCCTCGCCCACGGCATCTCCGATCGCGCGGTCGCGTGGCAGAACGCCGTCGTCGCCGTCGGCCGCGACGTGCATCAGCAGGCCTCTATCATGGGCTACAGCGACGCCTTCTATCTGCAGGGCGCGATCCTGGTCCTGGCGCTGCTCACCATCCCCTTCCTGAAGAAGGCCCAGGTCGGCAGCGGCGGCGAGGCGCATTGA
- a CDS encoding J domain-containing protein: MERKITQLGNALVIEKGRYTLTNLLSDKAVTEFFDLKEKLFFFRGIGITTRKRDFTPTVLKALADFLSIDRKIRLQIYRAFGRPVPTMNKTGSLGTQLRSEWKHFDRYFGPDVPATIEEIKTRYRKAALVLHPDTGGTDEGMIQLNLAYRRIHDAILRRQISDQASSITANHEFSRESWWPGNVIEYPHTPTDFDTLLLVAAIDIAEDILAEDIYASFALELDISQILKWEQRRQIFQEESISHVIRTALTARKALGDLERYDQVECLTRRIADWIERFTELIARNHIRSAVLGRGVTSRVQMMEQILATRGAGSLLGQYWRQRLKDYQAQLQAKPTASQRRFVLNHSLQAENALRRGFISNVRYRNAIVRFHVKTTHRKEAATWLDRWLLSTGGFKSLDLDPFIADEEVMGRYVIESPGAYTSGNWLLWSADACREYGKAFYRHPTVELVAKYGRARLWLTLASVIRRRRRGWSNSHLHWLAGETGVIEKIGIAVKEGDLGKHASELKFFLEFLIRASKERKERLSILDSLGDEDFRDKVPPELFPKRHSVKSPKWRSINGFKPDPSEIDRITPSSGYYRDAMRSLEDLKSFVATGHWLKKRTP; the protein is encoded by the coding sequence TTGGAACGAAAAATAACTCAACTCGGAAATGCGCTCGTTATTGAGAAGGGTAGATATACGCTAACAAATCTGCTGTCAGACAAGGCTGTAACTGAGTTTTTCGATCTCAAGGAAAAACTATTTTTCTTTCGAGGAATCGGGATCACAACTCGCAAACGAGACTTTACCCCAACCGTACTCAAGGCGCTCGCTGACTTCCTCAGTATTGATCGAAAGATCCGCCTGCAAATCTATAGAGCGTTTGGGCGTCCCGTACCAACAATGAACAAGACCGGTAGCCTTGGCACGCAGCTTCGTAGCGAATGGAAACATTTCGATAGATATTTCGGGCCTGACGTGCCCGCCACGATCGAGGAAATAAAAACTCGTTATCGCAAAGCGGCTTTGGTTCTGCACCCCGATACGGGCGGCACAGATGAGGGCATGATACAGTTGAATTTAGCCTATAGAAGAATTCACGATGCCATTCTTCGAAGGCAGATTTCTGATCAAGCGAGTTCAATTACAGCCAATCATGAGTTTTCTCGCGAATCATGGTGGCCTGGTAATGTGATCGAATATCCGCATACCCCGACCGACTTCGATACATTGCTGTTGGTCGCGGCAATTGACATCGCGGAAGATATTCTTGCCGAAGATATCTACGCGAGCTTTGCACTGGAACTCGATATCTCACAGATCCTAAAATGGGAGCAAAGAAGACAAATTTTTCAAGAAGAATCCATATCGCATGTTATCAGAACGGCACTTACAGCCCGGAAAGCACTCGGCGATCTTGAGCGTTACGATCAAGTCGAATGCCTAACCCGACGGATCGCCGACTGGATTGAGCGTTTTACCGAGCTCATCGCCCGAAATCATATCAGGAGTGCTGTCCTGGGGAGGGGCGTAACAAGCAGAGTACAGATGATGGAGCAGATTCTTGCGACAAGAGGCGCAGGCAGTCTGCTTGGGCAATATTGGCGCCAGCGTCTCAAAGATTATCAAGCCCAGCTTCAGGCTAAGCCCACCGCTTCTCAGCGTCGATTTGTACTAAATCACTCACTTCAAGCCGAAAATGCTTTGCGGCGCGGCTTTATTTCCAATGTACGCTATCGGAACGCAATCGTACGATTTCACGTCAAAACCACTCACAGAAAAGAAGCAGCCACGTGGCTCGACCGATGGCTCCTATCTACTGGTGGTTTCAAAAGCCTCGACCTCGATCCGTTTATCGCGGACGAGGAAGTTATGGGCCGTTATGTCATAGAATCTCCAGGTGCTTATACGTCCGGTAATTGGCTCCTTTGGTCCGCAGACGCCTGTAGAGAGTATGGGAAGGCGTTTTATCGACATCCAACTGTGGAGTTGGTCGCTAAGTATGGCCGAGCGCGCCTCTGGCTTACACTTGCGTCCGTCATACGTAGACGGAGGCGAGGATGGAGCAATAGCCACCTTCATTGGCTTGCTGGGGAGACCGGCGTTATCGAGAAGATCGGTATAGCCGTAAAAGAGGGCGACCTCGGCAAGCACGCATCAGAACTAAAGTTCTTCCTTGAATTCCTGATTCGAGCATCCAAAGAACGTAAAGAGCGATTGTCGATTCTTGATTCACTCGGTGATGAAGATTTTCGCGATAAGGTGCCGCCAGAGCTGTTTCCCAAACGACACTCTGTAAAGTCGCCAAAATGGCGATCCATTAACGGCTTCAAGCCAGACCCATCGGAGATCGATCGTATCACTCCAAGTAGCGGGTACTACCGCGATGCGATGCGCTCCTTGGAAGATCTAAAGTCTTTTGTTGCAACAGGACACTGGCTAAAAAAGAGAACCCCATGA
- a CDS encoding response regulator — protein MARILLAEDDDSLREFLAKALRRAGHWVEAAPDGSEAESKLDGNVFDLLLADVVMPGIDGIELARRASARDPELKVLFITGFAAVALRQRDGLPGAPRVLSKPFHLRDLVAEVDSILAA, from the coding sequence ATGGCGCGCATTCTGTTGGCCGAAGATGACGATTCGCTGCGCGAGTTTCTCGCGAAGGCCCTGCGCCGTGCGGGCCATTGGGTCGAGGCCGCACCCGATGGCAGCGAGGCGGAGTCGAAGCTCGACGGCAATGTCTTCGACCTGCTGCTGGCCGACGTCGTCATGCCCGGCATCGACGGCATCGAGCTGGCGCGCCGCGCCTCGGCGCGCGACCCCGAATTGAAGGTGCTGTTCATCACCGGCTTCGCCGCCGTGGCCCTGCGCCAGCGCGACGGGCTGCCGGGGGCGCCCCGCGTCCTGTCCAAGCCGTTCCATCTGCGCGATCTGGTGGCCGAGGTCGATTCGATTCTTGCGGCTTGA
- a CDS encoding HlyD family secretion protein codes for MTKPSLKRLIRRGAIGAGVAGLLVAGGVYGYGYWTTGRFLESTNDAYVQADYTIIAPKVSGYIAEVMVDDNQPVKTGQVLAKIDDRDFSTALAQAQADVEAAEASIRNIDAQLALQEATVDQASADIASAEAGVTFAKQDHSRYQDLMKTGYGTVQRAQLANADLQQQTALLQHDRAALVAAQKQIEVLKTQRSEADAQLAHNQAVAQQATLNLSYTTITAPIDGVVGARSLRTGQYVQAGTQLMALVPLQASYVVANFKETQLTEMRDGQPATIEVDSFPGALIHGRIDSLAPASGLEFSLLPPDNATGNFTKIVQRIPVKIVLDSNDPLVGLLRVGMSVEASIDTKATVMAEAQSRAQVAERVEPPVAEP; via the coding sequence ATGACAAAACCGTCACTCAAGCGCCTGATCCGGCGCGGCGCCATCGGCGCCGGGGTGGCGGGGCTCCTGGTCGCGGGCGGGGTTTATGGCTACGGCTACTGGACCACCGGCCGCTTCCTGGAGAGCACGAACGACGCCTATGTGCAGGCGGATTACACCATCATCGCACCGAAGGTCTCCGGCTACATCGCCGAGGTGATGGTGGACGACAACCAGCCGGTCAAGACGGGCCAGGTGCTGGCGAAGATCGACGACCGCGATTTCAGCACCGCGCTCGCCCAGGCCCAGGCGGATGTCGAGGCGGCCGAGGCCTCGATCCGCAATATCGACGCGCAGCTCGCCCTGCAGGAAGCGACCGTCGACCAGGCGAGCGCCGACATCGCCTCGGCCGAGGCCGGCGTCACGTTCGCCAAGCAGGACCATTCGCGCTATCAGGACCTGATGAAGACCGGCTACGGCACGGTACAGCGGGCCCAGCTGGCGAATGCCGACCTGCAGCAGCAGACGGCCCTGCTGCAGCATGACCGCGCGGCGCTGGTCGCCGCCCAGAAGCAGATCGAGGTCCTGAAGACCCAGCGCAGCGAGGCCGACGCCCAGCTCGCCCACAATCAGGCGGTCGCGCAGCAGGCGACGCTCAATCTCTCCTACACCACCATCACCGCGCCCATCGACGGCGTGGTCGGCGCGCGCAGCCTGCGCACGGGGCAATATGTCCAGGCCGGCACGCAGCTCATGGCGCTGGTCCCGCTGCAGGCCAGCTATGTCGTGGCGAATTTCAAGGAGACCCAGCTGACCGAGATGCGCGACGGGCAGCCCGCGACCATCGAGGTCGACAGCTTCCCAGGCGCCCTCATTCATGGCCGCATCGACAGCCTGGCGCCGGCGAGCGGCCTCGAATTCAGCCTGCTCCCGCCCGACAACGCCACCGGCAACTTCACCAAGATCGTGCAGCGCATCCCCGTGAAGATCGTGCTCGATAGCAACGATCCGCTGGTCGGTCTGCTGCGCGTCGGCATGTCGGTCGAGGCCTCGATCGACACCAAGGCGACGGTGATGGCCGAGGCTCAGTCGCGGGCGCAGGTCGCCGAACGGGTCGAGCCACCGGTGGCCGAGCCCTGA
- the dgcA gene encoding N-acetyl-D-Glu racemase DgcA, whose amino-acid sequence MAKLETVVETWPLAGRFTISRGSKTEARVVVAMIQDGGHAGRGECVPYARYGESLESVVAEIDAQRWTLERDPDRGALQRGMKPGAARNALDCALWDLEAKRAGRRVWDLAGLPAPQALETAYTLSLGSVEEMGAAARAASARPLLKLKLSGPGDLERVRAVREGAPRARLVVDANEAWTPAIFTELSPKLRDLDVELIEQPLPAGADDELANLPHPVPVCADESCHDRASLAGLAKKYEAVNIKLDKAGGLTEALALAAAAREAGLAIMVGCMVGTSLSMAPALLVGQGARWVDLDGPLLLAKDRVPGLDYHGSLVSPPAAALWG is encoded by the coding sequence ATGGCCAAGCTCGAAACCGTGGTCGAAACCTGGCCGCTCGCCGGGCGTTTCACCATCTCGCGCGGCTCGAAGACCGAGGCGCGCGTGGTGGTCGCCATGATCCAGGACGGCGGGCATGCGGGGCGCGGCGAATGCGTGCCCTATGCGCGCTATGGCGAGAGCCTCGAGAGCGTGGTGGCCGAGATCGACGCGCAGCGCTGGACCCTCGAGCGCGATCCCGATCGCGGCGCGCTGCAGCGGGGCATGAAGCCCGGCGCCGCGCGCAACGCGCTCGATTGCGCGCTGTGGGACCTGGAGGCCAAGCGCGCGGGTCGGCGTGTCTGGGATCTGGCGGGACTGCCGGCGCCCCAGGCGCTCGAGACCGCCTATACGCTCTCGCTCGGCAGTGTCGAGGAGATGGGAGCGGCGGCGCGGGCCGCTTCCGCTCGCCCGCTGCTGAAGCTGAAGCTTTCCGGCCCCGGCGATCTCGAGCGCGTGCGGGCGGTGCGCGAGGGCGCGCCCCGGGCGCGGCTCGTCGTCGATGCCAACGAGGCCTGGACGCCGGCGATCTTCACCGAGCTCAGCCCGAAGCTGCGCGACCTCGATGTCGAGCTGATCGAGCAGCCCCTGCCGGCGGGCGCCGACGACGAGCTGGCGAACCTGCCGCATCCGGTGCCGGTCTGCGCCGACGAATCCTGTCATGACCGGGCGAGCCTCGCCGGGCTCGCGAAGAAATACGAGGCCGTCAACATCAAGCTCGACAAGGCCGGCGGACTGACCGAGGCGCTGGCGCTGGCGGCCGCCGCGCGCGAGGCCGGGCTCGCGATCATGGTCGGCTGCATGGTCGGCACCTCGCTTTCCATGGCGCCGGCCTTGCTGGTCGGGCAAGGTGCGCGCTGGGTCGATCTCGACGGGCCGCTGCTGCTGGCGAAGGACCGCGTGCCGGGCCTGGATTACCATGGCAGCCTTGTGTCGCCGCCCGCGGCGGCGCTCTGGGGCTGA
- a CDS encoding GNAT family N-acetyltransferase, with amino-acid sequence MSGVETVPSPSILVRDARPEDMPVLQAIYAHHVLNSVGTFEEVPPDLAEMNRRREEIQARGFPYVAAERDGLVKGYAYCNSFRPRSAYRFTVEDSVYVAPDAVGQGFGRAAMREVIRRATVLGMRQMVAVIGDSANSASIHMHETLGFSRQAVLRAVGFKLGRWVDAVIMQLALGGGDDTPPVR; translated from the coding sequence ATGAGCGGCGTCGAGACGGTTCCCTCGCCCTCCATCCTGGTGCGCGATGCGCGGCCCGAGGACATGCCGGTGCTGCAGGCGATCTATGCCCATCATGTGCTGAACAGCGTTGGCACCTTCGAGGAGGTGCCGCCCGATCTGGCCGAGATGAACCGCCGGCGCGAGGAGATCCAGGCGCGGGGCTTTCCCTATGTCGCGGCGGAGCGCGACGGCTTGGTCAAGGGCTATGCCTATTGCAACAGCTTCCGGCCGCGCTCGGCCTATCGCTTCACGGTCGAGGATTCGGTCTATGTCGCGCCCGACGCCGTCGGCCAGGGCTTCGGCCGCGCCGCCATGCGCGAGGTCATCCGGCGCGCGACCGTGCTCGGCATGCGCCAGATGGTGGCGGTCATCGGCGATTCCGCCAACAGCGCCTCGATCCATATGCATGAGACCCTCGGCTTCAGCCGCCAGGCGGTGTTGCGCGCGGTGGGCTTCAAGCTCGGCCGCTGGGTCGATGCCGTGATCATGCAGCTGGCGCTGGGCGGTGGCGACGACACCCCGCCGGTGCGCTAG